In Nitrobacteraceae bacterium AZCC 1564, the following proteins share a genomic window:
- a CDS encoding methyl-accepting chemotaxis protein (product_source=KO:K03406; cath_funfam=1.10.287.950,3.30.450.20; cog=COG0840; ko=KO:K03406; pfam=PF00015,PF00672,PF17200; smart=SM00283,SM00304; superfamily=103190,58104; transmembrane_helix_parts=Outside_1_9,TMhelix_10_32,Inside_33_191,TMhelix_192_214,Outside_215_560), which produces MRGNMRISTRLIVIAAASVVGIAAVAWLSLSALRTNLVEDRKSKLEDVVGLAINALEQDRQSSIKAGLSEEQTLARSKELLRALKFGKDDYVFALDMRGNVVVHPNPKVEGTNLMAAADPDGVQFIKRLVEFVSQGVDHGFVAYRYPRASGQEPLPKISYSAGYKPYGWSIGAGVYLDDIDEIFRIQLWRTGALIGIALFLTLALSLLMGRGIINSLRVMTRAMNQLAAGDLSAILPAEGSDEIGVMAKSVRVFKCSMTEAEKLRGEQDNLRSQADRDRVELLNQVADEFEAAVSSSLITVADAIRDLRSTSRSMSAIVEAANGQTATVAGVARHASLSIESVAASTSELSASVSEIGKQATRSATIAANAVEEANRTNMTINSLSVAAQNIGDVVKLISEIASQTNLLALNATIEAARAGDAGKGFAVVASEVKTLATQTARATEQIAAQVATMQNATTEAVQAINGVGRTIGSISEIATTIAAAVEEQDTATSEIARNVQEVSTGTAQLSENIRGVNRSVEDTAVAADEVSKSATQLGVQSEDLRSSIDRLLSKIRAA; this is translated from the coding sequence ATGCGCGGAAACATGAGGATTTCCACTAGGCTGATCGTCATCGCGGCGGCGTCTGTTGTCGGCATTGCCGCGGTAGCCTGGCTCAGTCTGTCTGCGCTTCGCACAAACTTGGTCGAGGACAGAAAATCCAAATTGGAAGACGTGGTAGGTCTCGCCATTAACGCTCTGGAGCAGGATCGCCAATCGTCCATAAAGGCGGGTTTGTCGGAAGAACAAACGCTTGCTCGGAGCAAGGAGCTTCTGCGAGCGCTAAAATTCGGAAAGGACGACTACGTATTCGCGCTCGACATGCGCGGGAACGTTGTCGTGCATCCAAATCCGAAGGTTGAGGGCACCAACCTAATGGCCGCCGCGGATCCCGATGGCGTACAGTTTATCAAGCGTCTTGTCGAATTTGTGAGCCAAGGTGTCGATCATGGCTTCGTAGCATACCGCTACCCTCGCGCGAGCGGCCAAGAGCCTTTACCAAAGATATCGTACTCGGCCGGGTACAAGCCGTACGGTTGGTCCATCGGTGCAGGTGTTTATCTGGATGACATCGACGAAATCTTCCGTATACAGCTTTGGCGCACCGGAGCACTGATCGGGATCGCACTTTTTCTGACGCTGGCTCTGTCGCTCCTGATGGGCAGAGGAATCATTAATTCTTTGCGGGTCATGACCCGCGCGATGAATCAACTGGCCGCAGGTGATCTTTCTGCAATCTTGCCGGCCGAGGGATCCGATGAAATCGGCGTCATGGCGAAATCCGTGCGCGTATTCAAGTGCTCTATGACCGAAGCTGAAAAGCTTCGCGGAGAGCAAGACAATTTGAGATCGCAAGCCGATCGGGATCGCGTGGAGCTGTTGAATCAAGTGGCAGACGAATTTGAAGCCGCCGTAAGTTCCTCGCTGATCACCGTTGCAGACGCGATACGCGATTTGAGGTCAACCTCTCGAAGCATGTCAGCTATCGTCGAAGCCGCTAACGGTCAGACCGCAACAGTCGCAGGCGTGGCTCGCCACGCTTCGTTGTCTATTGAATCCGTAGCAGCTTCCACAAGCGAGCTATCTGCGTCCGTCTCGGAGATCGGGAAACAAGCTACGCGATCAGCTACGATCGCTGCAAACGCCGTTGAAGAGGCTAATCGAACCAATATGACCATCAACAGTCTTTCCGTGGCGGCACAGAACATTGGCGATGTTGTCAAATTGATCAGCGAGATCGCGAGCCAGACCAATCTGTTGGCTCTAAATGCCACCATAGAAGCAGCGAGGGCTGGAGACGCGGGTAAAGGATTCGCGGTCGTCGCAAGCGAAGTAAAAACTCTGGCAACACAGACTGCGAGGGCTACTGAGCAAATCGCGGCGCAAGTGGCCACGATGCAGAATGCAACCACCGAGGCCGTTCAGGCCATAAATGGAGTAGGTCGGACAATAGGCTCCATCAGTGAGATCGCAACGACCATTGCCGCCGCCGTTGAGGAGCAAGATACTGCAACCTCGGAGATCGCGCGTAATGTTCAGGAAGTGTCGACTGGCACCGCCCAGCTTTCGGAAAATATCCGCGGCGTGAATCGGTCTGTCGAAGACACTGCCGTGGCAGCCGACGAGGTCTCGAAATCGGCGACGCAGCTTGGTGTACAGTCCGAGGACCTTCGTTCCAGTATCGATCGGCTACTCTCTAAAATCAGAGCGGCTTAA
- a CDS encoding hypothetical protein (product_source=Hypo-rule applied; cath_funfam=3.30.300.10; superfamily=54810), with translation MNTDSLLYHEEAGYYSGYLGYVKSFTKALYGDFHLVEGLAGSNHSPLDVRPDNRWNFDSQQIVAYSRALLTTFESAVVKDPFGLHSYALARAFTTLEMACADLRKLNDNPLPEESHEITRRIGEVIHFVNDAIEILEKKGSQKDDAALAGRIMEETP, from the coding sequence TTGAACACAGACTCGCTGCTATACCACGAAGAGGCAGGTTATTATTCGGGCTATCTCGGCTATGTGAAGTCCTTCACTAAAGCGCTCTACGGAGATTTCCATCTTGTTGAAGGATTAGCGGGCAGTAATCACTCGCCGCTAGATGTTCGTCCCGACAATCGATGGAATTTTGACAGCCAGCAGATTGTCGCATATTCGCGTGCTTTGCTGACAACTTTCGAAAGCGCCGTAGTAAAGGACCCGTTTGGTCTTCATTCATATGCTTTAGCTAGAGCCTTCACGACTCTGGAGATGGCTTGCGCAGATTTGCGCAAGCTGAACGACAATCCTCTTCCTGAGGAGAGCCATGAAATAACAAGGCGGATTGGCGAGGTTATTCATTTCGTAAATGATGCAATTGAGATTCTTGAGAAAAAGGGGTCTCAAAAGGACGACGCTGCGCTGGCGGGTAGAATCATGGAAGAGACCCCATGA
- a CDS encoding hypothetical protein (product_source=Hypo-rule applied) — protein sequence MFEIIGRASSVTTRDFLGWTTQYSLVWTQFFNFDDSETRKIILFKLRRLLYEEITSGRNYKSAKYLGFCLNVMGLQPLPRYRGLEQPLRRAVIAWARRNYLSFADAYPDVAAAALVGTISFDADNKRLVKTYSKGLEKVAPTDMLDLEGRPAKSAGTTEGLAV from the coding sequence ATGTTTGAGATTATCGGCCGTGCGTCGTCCGTTACCACGAGAGATTTCCTTGGCTGGACCACGCAGTACAGTTTGGTTTGGACGCAATTCTTCAATTTCGATGATAGCGAAACTCGCAAGATAATTCTCTTCAAGTTGCGCCGCTTATTGTATGAGGAGATTACTTCTGGGCGAAATTATAAGTCAGCCAAGTATCTCGGCTTTTGCTTGAACGTTATGGGGCTGCAACCTCTTCCGAGGTATAGAGGGCTTGAGCAGCCACTTCGTCGAGCGGTGATCGCTTGGGCGCGCAGAAATTATCTCTCGTTTGCAGACGCGTACCCGGATGTTGCGGCCGCTGCTCTTGTGGGAACCATTTCGTTCGATGCAGACAATAAGCGCTTGGTTAAAACGTATTCCAAAGGGCTGGAAAAAGTCGCCCCTACGGACATGCTTGACTTAGAGGGACGACCTGCAAAATCGGCTGGCACCACCGAAGGACTTGCAGTCTAG
- a CDS encoding hypothetical protein (product_source=Hypo-rule applied), which produces MSGNQKSDSELRQAAAEFIEAFRNAVAKSDEEFAQIVSGAHFAAFDGTVVDLNASVTAPLSKLVSRAAKLLGPKAAHERDIEKKAYTSAQATYSTSLTWL; this is translated from the coding sequence GTGAGCGGCAACCAGAAATCGGATAGCGAGTTACGACAAGCTGCGGCAGAATTTATCGAAGCCTTCCGGAATGCAGTCGCCAAATCGGACGAAGAGTTCGCGCAGATCGTTAGCGGTGCACATTTTGCCGCGTTTGATGGCACTGTGGTCGACCTGAACGCGTCCGTTACGGCTCCGCTTTCTAAGTTGGTCTCGCGAGCGGCGAAGCTTTTGGGACCGAAGGCTGCGCATGAAAGAGACATAGAGAAGAAGGCATACACGTCAGCCCAAGCGACGTACTCGACCTCATTGACGTGGCTGTAA
- a CDS encoding hypothetical protein (product_source=Hypo-rule applied) yields MNSSCRILKGVILPASEAAMLARSSASVLLRGTIGAPMRDPISYFRVWNGKHAGFLEPAKCCQSVFA; encoded by the coding sequence ATGAACAGCTCGTGCAGAATTTTGAAGGGCGTGATTTTGCCGGCGAGCGAGGCTGCAATGCTGGCGCGATCTAGCGCATCTGTCTTGCTGCGCGGAACCATTGGCGCACCGATGCGGGATCCTATTTCCTATTTCAGAGTCTGGAATGGGAAACACGCAGGTTTCCTCGAACCTGCCAAGTGCTGCCAGAGCGTCTTCGCATAG
- a CDS encoding hypothetical protein (product_source=Hypo-rule applied; superfamily=90112; transmembrane_helix_parts=Inside_1_8,TMhelix_9_28,Outside_29_37,TMhelix_38_57,Inside_58_69,TMhelix_70_92,Outside_93_96,TMhelix_97_116,Inside_117_133), giving the protein MPFRFVTKAIHAYLIDYPVAIVLIGAPFVLELGRSSPIAMWLSVVTGVAAFLLAAITNHQTGLIKLVPYWMHLWVDRAVGLVFIIAPLVFNFTGLDAWYYWVLAAAVILTTSVLNAREDVRVNQHGLGTRIAE; this is encoded by the coding sequence ATGCCGTTCCGCTTCGTCACAAAAGCCATCCACGCCTACCTCATCGACTATCCCGTCGCAATTGTATTGATCGGCGCACCATTCGTGCTGGAATTGGGTCGAAGTAGCCCAATTGCGATGTGGCTCTCAGTCGTGACCGGTGTCGCGGCGTTCCTGCTTGCCGCGATCACAAATCACCAGACGGGCTTAATCAAGCTCGTTCCGTACTGGATGCACCTGTGGGTCGATCGCGCGGTCGGTCTGGTGTTCATAATCGCGCCTTTAGTCTTCAATTTTACTGGTCTTGATGCATGGTACTACTGGGTGTTGGCCGCTGCCGTAATCCTTACGACATCCGTCCTCAATGCGCGCGAAGACGTGAGGGTGAACCAACACGGGCTTGGTACACGCATCGCGGAGTGA
- a CDS encoding hypothetical protein (product_source=Hypo-rule applied) has translation MYNFHGGEEYCLGGRMLKLKASAGLQTHFIISTGLAIPYSEVISEFRDRTRIANLMPILRRLRRAERPSLIA, from the coding sequence ATGTATAATTTCCATGGCGGTGAGGAATACTGCCTCGGCGGAAGAATGCTAAAGCTCAAGGCGAGCGCCGGATTGCAGACGCATTTCATCATCAGCACGGGCTTGGCTATTCCTTACAGCGAAGTCATTTCAGAGTTTCGCGACAGGACTCGTATTGCCAACTTGATGCCAATACTCCGGAGATTACGACGCGCGGAACGGCCGTCGCTGATCGCGTAA
- a CDS encoding hypothetical protein (product_source=Hypo-rule applied) → MRISLLIGGAFQSAVATAVFAESVSDDVMRKRYLPECTASGDLIPPKNFQ, encoded by the coding sequence ATGCGCATTTCGCTACTGATCGGCGGAGCGTTTCAGAGCGCGGTTGCTACAGCCGTGTTCGCCGAGTCGGTATCCGATGACGTGATGCGGAAGCGCTATCTCCCCGAATGTACTGCATCGGGCGACTTGATCCCGCCGAAGAATTTTCAATGA
- a CDS encoding phosphate-selective porin OprO/OprP (product_source=KO:K07221; cleavage_site_network=SignalP-noTM; cog=COG3746; ko=KO:K07221; pfam=PF07396; superfamily=56935) has protein sequence MQMNRITTVAMAAAAVLTAAPIQEAHAESASASDSEIALLKQQVRLLEQKLNKLQKQTSANTAATANAKAEAKAEAKAAAKAAVANANAAIPAKAPVPYSGAVVSMPNNRPTICTADGENCVGITGRLHWDVGGYDYHPNTAATSPQRLDSGQNVRRARIGLAGKFLSDWNFALIYDFGGTSDGFGGAAAGSLPGGGTSGIENAYLSYTGLKPFGGKMAIEGGIMDIPWTLDEATSSNDITFMERSSAQVIAVNVAAGDFRSTFGTRWWNDSVWVGGYVTGPTTGSIHSASSVTPAGSTEQYGAVVRAAGQLVSGKEYSLHIGANAEWLIQPPRNLVTNAQTVSFSDRPELRIDPTTLISTGAIANASGVQVYGAEAAATYGPLYLQGEYYWYNVDRDASTGLAPVGAPSLQFQGGYAQASYVLTGETRTYNTSTAAYNGIKPRDPFSLQGGGWGAWEVAGRVSTIDLNDRVGTALGVAGGRQTVYTAGLNWYVNNNLRFMLNYLHGDVAKQQSPTSTVDVGSTFDAVAMRTQFAF, from the coding sequence ATGCAAATGAATCGAATTACGACCGTCGCGATGGCCGCGGCGGCCGTGCTCACGGCGGCGCCGATCCAAGAGGCGCACGCCGAATCAGCCAGCGCCAGCGACTCGGAAATCGCGCTCTTGAAGCAGCAGGTCCGGCTGCTCGAGCAGAAGCTCAACAAACTCCAGAAGCAGACGTCGGCGAATACGGCAGCCACTGCGAATGCCAAGGCCGAAGCAAAAGCCGAAGCCAAGGCCGCAGCAAAGGCTGCGGTCGCCAATGCCAACGCGGCCATCCCGGCGAAAGCTCCGGTGCCGTATTCCGGCGCGGTGGTATCGATGCCGAACAACCGGCCGACCATCTGCACCGCCGATGGCGAGAATTGCGTCGGCATCACGGGCCGCCTGCACTGGGATGTCGGCGGTTACGACTATCATCCCAACACCGCGGCGACCTCGCCGCAGCGGTTGGATTCCGGTCAGAATGTCCGCCGCGCACGCATCGGCCTCGCCGGCAAATTCCTGAGCGACTGGAATTTTGCCCTGATCTACGACTTCGGCGGCACCTCCGACGGTTTTGGCGGTGCAGCGGCCGGCTCGCTTCCGGGCGGCGGCACATCGGGCATCGAGAACGCCTATCTGAGCTACACGGGCCTCAAGCCGTTCGGCGGCAAGATGGCGATCGAAGGCGGCATCATGGACATTCCTTGGACGCTGGACGAGGCCACGAGCTCCAACGACATCACCTTCATGGAGCGCTCCTCAGCCCAGGTCATCGCGGTCAACGTCGCCGCCGGTGATTTCCGCTCGACCTTCGGCACGCGCTGGTGGAATGACTCGGTCTGGGTCGGTGGCTATGTCACCGGTCCAACCACAGGCTCGATTCACTCCGCCTCCAGCGTGACGCCCGCCGGCTCCACCGAACAGTATGGCGCGGTCGTCCGCGCCGCAGGCCAGCTTGTCAGTGGCAAGGAGTACTCGCTGCACATCGGCGCCAACGCCGAGTGGCTGATCCAGCCGCCGCGCAACCTTGTGACCAATGCCCAGACGGTGTCCTTCAGCGATCGTCCCGAGCTGCGCATCGATCCGACCACGCTTATTTCGACCGGCGCAATCGCCAACGCCTCGGGCGTGCAGGTCTACGGCGCTGAAGCGGCGGCGACCTATGGACCGCTGTACTTACAGGGTGAGTATTACTGGTACAACGTCGATCGCGATGCCTCGACGGGATTGGCGCCGGTGGGCGCGCCGAGCCTGCAGTTCCAGGGTGGCTATGCCCAGGCAAGCTACGTGCTGACCGGCGAAACCCGCACTTACAACACGTCAACCGCCGCCTATAACGGCATCAAGCCGCGGGATCCGTTCTCGCTGCAAGGCGGCGGCTGGGGCGCCTGGGAAGTCGCGGGCCGCGTCTCGACCATCGATCTTAATGATCGGGTCGGAACAGCGCTCGGCGTCGCAGGCGGCCGGCAGACCGTCTACACCGCCGGCCTGAATTGGTACGTCAACAACAACCTCCGTTTCATGCTGAACTATCTGCATGGCGATGTCGCCAAGCAGCAGTCGCCGACGTCAACCGTGGATGTCGGCTCGACATTCGACGCAGTTGCCATGCGCACCCAGTTCGCGTTCTAA
- a CDS encoding hypothetical protein (product_source=Hypo-rule applied; cleavage_site_network=SignalP-noTM; pfam=PF16694) produces the protein MRITLLIAGAVSSAIAITAVFAQSESNDATRKRYLPEYTASGDLILPKNFNEWVFVGSPLTPNALNGGKANFPEFHNVYIEPGSYEIYKRTGEFPEGTIFFKELQLALPAENPDGSRTEPSGRGFFPGKLNGADVTVKDTKRYADTGGWGYYNFNHHEPKAPTAKLQPKSECAYCHMASAKKDDIWTQFYPLLDK, from the coding sequence ATGCGCATTACCCTGTTGATCGCCGGAGCGGTTTCCAGCGCGATTGCTATAACGGCCGTGTTCGCTCAGTCCGAATCCAATGACGCGACGAGGAAGCGCTATCTCCCCGAGTATACCGCATCGGGTGACTTGATCCTGCCGAAGAATTTCAATGAGTGGGTGTTCGTCGGTTCACCGCTCACTCCAAATGCGCTCAACGGCGGCAAGGCCAACTTTCCTGAATTTCACAACGTCTACATCGAGCCAGGCTCATACGAGATCTACAAGAGGACAGGTGAGTTCCCGGAGGGGACGATCTTCTTCAAGGAATTGCAGCTGGCGCTCCCAGCCGAGAACCCGGATGGATCGCGTACTGAGCCTTCCGGGCGAGGCTTTTTCCCCGGAAAGTTGAACGGCGCCGACGTTACGGTCAAGGATACTAAGCGCTATGCCGACACCGGAGGCTGGGGTTACTACAACTTCAATCACCATGAGCCGAAGGCACCGACGGCCAAGCTGCAGCCCAAATCTGAGTGCGCTTACTGCCACATGGCGAGCGCGAAGAAGGACGACATCTGGACTCAATTCTATCCGCTGCTGGACAAATGA
- a CDS encoding hypothetical protein (product_source=Hypo-rule applied; superfamily=52518; transmembrane_helix_parts=Inside_1_2,TMhelix_3_22,Outside_23_43), whose translation MRIVGAVGIAMAGLFLIGAVTADNLGDGALTVSIPEVSAPTHP comes from the coding sequence ATGAGGATCGTCGGTGCCGTGGGCATCGCGATGGCAGGATTGTTTCTGATCGGCGCCGTCACTGCCGACAATCTCGGCGACGGCGCGCTCACAGTATCGATCCCCGAGGTTTCTGCCCCCACCCACCCGTAG
- a CDS encoding putative oxidoreductase (product_source=KO:K15977; cog=COG2259; ko=KO:K15977; pfam=PF07681; superfamily=161098; transmembrane_helix_parts=Inside_1_84,TMhelix_85_107,Outside_108_116,TMhelix_117_139,Inside_140_145,TMhelix_146_168,Outside_169_172) produces the protein MMATTETLHSILRTSRGQPILKLQSEEQRASLALDLLSLGSRAALGVSFLLSVSDRLGFYGHPGERGVSWGTFERFLGYAAKVNAFAPAWMTTFLGTAATVLELLFGVTLVLGFALRWAAFGSAGLLLLFGSAMAISFGIKSPFDYSVFSAMCCALFLGLAGSNRWTVDSLL, from the coding sequence ATGATGGCAACAACCGAAACGCTTCACAGCATCCTGCGCACTTCGCGTGGCCAACCCATCCTCAAGCTGCAATCCGAGGAGCAACGAGCCTCTCTTGCCCTCGATCTTCTTTCGCTGGGAAGCCGCGCGGCACTGGGGGTCTCGTTCTTGTTGTCGGTCAGCGACCGGCTCGGGTTCTACGGCCATCCAGGCGAGCGCGGAGTTTCCTGGGGAACATTCGAGCGATTTTTGGGCTACGCGGCCAAGGTAAATGCGTTTGCACCAGCATGGATGACGACCTTTCTCGGCACGGCCGCGACTGTGCTGGAGCTCTTATTTGGCGTTACGCTGGTACTCGGATTCGCGTTGCGGTGGGCGGCTTTCGGCAGCGCGGGCCTGCTCCTTCTATTCGGTTCAGCCATGGCGATCTCGTTCGGGATCAAGTCGCCATTCGACTACTCTGTATTCTCTGCGATGTGCTGCGCCCTATTTCTGGGTCTTGCCGGCTCGAATCGATGGACCGTCGACTCTTTACTGTGA
- a CDS encoding NADPH:quinone reductase-like Zn-dependent oxidoreductase (product_source=COG0604; cath_funfam=3.40.50.720,3.90.180.10; cog=COG0604; pfam=PF00107,PF08240; superfamily=51735), protein MKAIVVTDQAAGTAGMKLVERPEPQPAINDVIVQVHASGFTSGELTWPSTWTDRLGRDRTPVIPGQELAGVVTALGYGTRGLSVGQRVFGLTDSYRGGTLAEYIAIEARNLAPLPGDVDFTVGASVAMPGLTAWQGLFVHGRLQTGQSVLVHGAAGAVGSMVTQLAREFGAYVIGTGRAADRQTALDFGAQEFVDLENDVLEDVGGVDLVFDVIGGDIGMRSARLIRAGGTLVTIAGPTDARPDNGLTIDFVVLPDRAQLSEIIQRVRDGRIRTNIGTVASLDDAVAAFNPTKRRAGKTIIRVRP, encoded by the coding sequence ATGAAGGCGATCGTCGTAACGGACCAGGCCGCTGGAACGGCGGGGATGAAGCTGGTGGAGCGGCCCGAGCCGCAGCCAGCGATAAACGACGTCATCGTTCAGGTTCATGCGTCCGGATTCACGTCGGGTGAACTGACGTGGCCCTCGACCTGGACCGATCGCCTCGGCCGTGACCGGACGCCGGTGATTCCCGGGCAAGAGCTGGCCGGAGTGGTCACCGCTCTCGGCTATGGCACGAGGGGACTGTCGGTGGGACAGAGGGTGTTCGGCCTCACGGACTCGTATCGCGGCGGCACACTGGCGGAGTATATAGCTATCGAGGCTCGCAACCTCGCGCCGCTTCCGGGCGACGTCGATTTCACGGTGGGGGCGAGCGTGGCGATGCCGGGCCTCACTGCGTGGCAGGGACTGTTCGTGCACGGCCGCCTTCAGACGGGGCAGAGCGTCCTCGTGCACGGCGCGGCTGGCGCGGTCGGTTCGATGGTGACGCAGCTTGCACGTGAGTTCGGCGCCTACGTCATCGGCACTGGACGCGCTGCCGACCGTCAGACCGCGCTTGACTTCGGCGCGCAGGAATTCGTCGACCTCGAGAACGACGTCCTCGAAGACGTCGGCGGAGTCGATCTGGTGTTCGATGTCATCGGCGGCGACATCGGGATGCGGTCCGCACGCTTGATTCGGGCCGGAGGTACGCTGGTGACCATCGCCGGGCCGACCGACGCGCGGCCTGACAACGGCTTGACGATCGACTTTGTTGTCCTGCCCGATCGCGCCCAGCTGAGTGAGATCATCCAGCGGGTGCGCGACGGACGAATTCGGACGAACATCGGCACCGTCGCCTCCCTCGACGATGCCGTCGCTGCCTTCAACCCGACCAAGCGACGCGCGGGGAAGACGATCATCCGCGTTCGTCCGTGA
- a CDS encoding isoquinoline 1-oxidoreductase alpha subunit (product_source=KO:K07302; cath_funfam=3.30.365.10; cog=COG2080; ko=KO:K07302; pfam=PF00111,PF01799; superfamily=47741,54292), which yields MAFTLKINGTPHKVDVDGDTPLLWVLRDVLGMTGTKFGCGQALCGACTVHVDGQPVRSCQTPVDSVGNSAVTTIEAIGQGPQGAALQKAWLELEVVQCGYCQSGQIMSAAALLKDTPKPTDNDIDAAMSGNVCRCGTYQRIRAAIKHAAGV from the coding sequence ATGGCTTTCACGTTAAAGATTAACGGCACACCTCATAAGGTCGATGTCGACGGCGACACCCCGCTGCTGTGGGTGCTGCGCGATGTGCTCGGTATGACCGGGACCAAGTTCGGCTGCGGCCAGGCGCTGTGCGGCGCCTGCACTGTGCATGTCGATGGCCAGCCGGTCCGCTCCTGCCAGACGCCGGTCGATAGCGTTGGCAACAGTGCGGTCACCACGATCGAAGCGATCGGCCAGGGACCGCAGGGCGCGGCCCTGCAGAAGGCGTGGCTGGAGCTGGAGGTGGTGCAGTGCGGCTACTGCCAGTCCGGCCAGATCATGTCGGCGGCGGCGTTGCTGAAGGACACACCGAAGCCGACGGATAACGATATCGACGCCGCCATGTCGGGCAATGTCTGCCGATGCGGCACCTATCAGCGCATCCGCGCTGCAATCAAGCACGCTGCGGGAGTTTGA